One Setaria italica strain Yugu1 chromosome II, Setaria_italica_v2.0, whole genome shotgun sequence DNA segment encodes these proteins:
- the LOC101781551 gene encoding protein PYRICULARIA ORYZAE RESISTANCE 21 produces the protein MADKISTIVLKVDLECERCYKKMRRVLCKIQDKMNIKTISFDEKSNAVTISGPFDAEKVCNKLCCEAGRVIKEMDIKGKEKAKDGGGDKPKAAAKGAENKPEKVKEAKGEKEGAKAEKKEDKKEGKGDKEAKPDKAEKGGKDAKAEAKKVQFNLDEAPPAGNAKPGKADLGPLLEKMMAAKAGPEAPRGEPIAPPPAMVPGAAQGVAVPSIWPAPAGSVSGYGYNPSYEASSYYGGGGGYGGYGCGCGGGNGYCRCGKPAAPGGYYGVPVYDSQGWYYGGAGARQPYYGQQQQPCYEDPNAGCSVM, from the exons ATGGCGGACAAG ATCTCCACGATCGTCCTCAAGGTTGACCTTGAATGCGAGAGATGCTACAAGAAGATGAGAAGAGTCCTCTGCAAGATCCAAG ACAAGATGAACATCAAGACGATCTCGTTTGATGAGAAGAGCAATGCCGTGACGATCTCGGGCCCGTTCGACGCCGAGAAGGTCTGCAACAAACTCTGCTGCGAGGCCGGCCGGGTCATCAAGGAGATGGACATCAAAGGCAAGGAGAAGgccaaggacggcggcggcgacaagcCGAAGGCCGCCGCCAAAGGGGCCGAGAACAAGCCGGAAAAGGTCAAGGAAGCCAAGGGTGAGAAGGAGGGCGCCAAGGCCGAGAAGAAGGAAGACAAGAAGGAGGGCAAGGGCGATAAGGAAGCGAAGCCGGACAAGGCGGAGAAAGGCGGCAAGGACGCGAAGGCAGAGGCCAAGAAGGTCCAGTTCAACTTGGACGAGGCGCCCCCCGCGGGGAACGCGAAGCCCGGCAAGGCCGACCTCGGCCCGCTCCTGGAGAAGATGATGGCGGCCAAGGCCGGGCCCGAGGCGCCGCGCGGCGAGCcgatcgcgccgccgccggcgatggtgCCGGGCGCCGCGCAGGGCGTGGCCGTGCCGTCCATCTGGCCCGCGCCGGCCGGGTCCGTCTCCGGGTACGGCTACAACCCGAGCTACGAGGCGTCGTCgtactacggcggcggcggtggctacgGCGGCtacggctgcggctgcggcgggggcAACGGGTACTGCCGGTGCGGcaagccggccgcgcccggcgggTACTACGGCGTGCCGGTGTACGACAGCCAGGGGTGGTactacggcggcgccggcgcccggcagCCGTACtacgggcagcagcagcaaccgtGCTACGAGGACCCCAATGCCGGGTGCAGCGTCATGTGA